A single window of Caldicellulosiruptor bescii DSM 6725 DNA harbors:
- the cas2 gene encoding CRISPR-associated endonuclease Cas2 has protein sequence MFVILVYDVNEKRVAKALKKCRQYLTWVQNSVFEGNISEGTLRRLILELERILDLSEDSVIIYKFQNTWYSERQIIGIEKNPVDFMT, from the coding sequence ATGTTTGTGATTCTTGTTTATGATGTCAATGAAAAACGGGTGGCAAAAGCTTTAAAAAAATGCAGGCAGTATCTCACATGGGTGCAAAATTCGGTATTCGAAGGAAACATATCAGAAGGAACCTTGAGAAGACTTATTCTTGAACTTGAAAGAATACTGGACTTGTCTGAAGATTCAGTTATTATCTACAAATTCCAAAATACCTGGTACTCAGAAAGGCAAATAATTGGCATTGAAAAAAATCCAGTGGATTTTATGACATGA
- the cas7b gene encoding type I-B CRISPR-associated protein Cas7/Csh2, with translation MEKKIIDKNSEILFTYDAKLCNPNGDPDEENRPRMDWEKEINLVSDVRVKRYIRDYLEDIGQKIYVRKIEGKSEKPEKVLDATAKEKNTEVDKLDVLDTFIDIRLFGATIPIKGRTETYIGPVQFNWGYSLNKVELLEASITSHFASDEKKQQGAIGKDYRVKYSFIAFSGIVSARRAKETKLTEDDLKFLDRAMKEAIPLLATRSKIGQYPRLYMRVEYVDDKTLLGDLRDYIKLIEVVEKPRKIEDVQLDITDLAEFLHKNKDIISKIYYFKHPELCLVCGGNVVDFKDTFGTFELEEV, from the coding sequence ATGGAAAAGAAGATTATTGATAAGAACAGCGAGATTTTGTTTACCTATGATGCTAAGCTTTGCAATCCAAACGGTGACCCAGATGAAGAAAATCGACCAAGGATGGATTGGGAAAAAGAGATAAACCTTGTGTCAGATGTTCGTGTAAAAAGGTATATCCGTGATTATTTAGAAGATATAGGACAAAAGATTTATGTTCGAAAGATTGAAGGCAAGAGTGAAAAACCAGAAAAAGTTTTAGATGCTACAGCAAAAGAAAAAAATACTGAAGTTGATAAGTTAGATGTGCTTGATACATTCATTGACATAAGACTTTTTGGTGCCACAATTCCTATTAAAGGAAGAACTGAAACTTACATTGGACCAGTACAGTTCAACTGGGGATATTCTTTGAACAAGGTTGAGCTTTTAGAAGCATCTATCACAAGCCATTTTGCAAGCGATGAGAAAAAACAGCAGGGTGCTATAGGCAAAGACTACAGAGTGAAATACTCTTTCATAGCTTTTTCTGGAATAGTGAGCGCAAGAAGAGCAAAAGAGACAAAACTTACAGAAGATGACCTAAAGTTTTTAGATAGGGCAATGAAAGAAGCAATTCCACTTTTAGCAACCAGAAGCAAGATAGGTCAGTATCCAAGGCTTTACATGAGAGTAGAGTATGTAGATGATAAGACCTTGCTTGGAGACCTCAGAGATTACATTAAACTCATTGAGGTTGTCGAAAAACCGCGAAAAATTGAAGATGTTCAGCTTGATATTACAGATTTGGCTGAGTTTTTGCATAAGAACAAAGACATAATTTCAAAGATTTACTATTTCAAACACCCAGAACTTTGCCTTGTTTGCGGTGGCAATGTTGTGGACTTTAAAGATACATTTGGTACTTTTGAGCTTGAAGAAGTTTAG
- the cas5b gene encoding type I-B CRISPR-associated protein Cas5b yields MKFLVFDLKGKFAHFRKFYTNSSSLSYLVPPRTVIEGMVAAILGFERDSYYDMFSAENLLVAVQKLEKTYKIVQTVNYIKAQTISELKNPNTHTQVPLEILAGYNGFVGFRVFVMPKDEKIYSFLRARLESGKSEFPIYFGSAPFAAKIEFLGEFEACRWEDSRAGILTVLDTGLIKSLNLSLEFSSSLALMKDRMPCDFDKDRFATKVKTYIHDENLNPIWVDLNSSAQDKVYYIKEFSGDRKECICVM; encoded by the coding sequence ATGAAATTTTTAGTGTTTGACCTCAAAGGCAAGTTTGCTCACTTTAGAAAATTTTATACAAATTCATCATCGCTTTCGTATCTTGTGCCACCGAGGACTGTGATTGAAGGTATGGTTGCAGCTATCTTGGGTTTTGAGAGGGATAGTTATTATGATATGTTTTCAGCCGAAAACCTTTTAGTTGCAGTGCAGAAATTAGAAAAGACATACAAGATTGTACAGACGGTAAATTATATAAAAGCCCAAACTATAAGTGAACTAAAAAATCCAAATACCCACACACAGGTGCCGCTTGAGATCTTGGCTGGATACAATGGATTTGTAGGTTTTAGAGTTTTTGTTATGCCAAAAGATGAGAAGATATATTCTTTCTTGAGGGCAAGGCTTGAAAGTGGCAAGTCAGAATTTCCAATATACTTTGGCAGTGCTCCGTTTGCTGCAAAAATTGAGTTTTTGGGTGAATTTGAAGCCTGCAGGTGGGAAGACAGCAGGGCAGGTATTTTAACTGTGCTTGATACAGGCTTAATAAAATCTTTGAACTTAAGCTTAGAATTTTCTTCTTCTCTTGCCCTCATGAAAGACAGGATGCCGTGCGATTTTGACAAAGATAGGTTTGCCACAAAGGTCAAGACGTATATTCACGACGAAAATCTCAATCCTATCTGGGTAGATTTGAATAGCAGTGCGCAGGACAAGGTGTATTATATAAAAGAATTTTCAGGTGACAGAAAAGAATGCATTTGTGTGATGTAA
- a CDS encoding Athe_2463 domain-containing protein — MRNLKGRKKSLFKALSFLVVVSLLLSLFPAFPPVVKTMADNFSDKRDGVYEGGSNFSEYKGVTRDKCAESYGVSKEIKISSTSSAFDDLSSYAKQKCQSGVYGYGIRIEDNKTYYIIPLNVEATIDRGYAIYGIPEDVADNFTKAQPGFKQVSNGYFYATLGADGYYHLSSPGNGVRGYFRYWGFSQTGAVQSDKDFPPDRDYVPVTSSTKILYKPWQNSIARQICAVADSYNPSNVSPNAITQVWSALSRFKDMKGQTLADAINIAQTQYGSKISSASMLADYAMISNATPYAGAQVVLVLQEADGWIHYRTYDGIPPRAKPQVTTDSMSYKVTSQSYLVKNSDGTLKYDPAVNRLFARSLHLL, encoded by the coding sequence GTGAGAAACTTGAAAGGACGTAAAAAGAGCTTATTCAAAGCTCTTTCTTTTTTAGTTGTTGTCTCACTTTTGCTTAGCTTGTTTCCCGCTTTTCCACCAGTAGTTAAAACAATGGCTGATAATTTTTCAGACAAGAGAGATGGGGTTTATGAAGGTGGTTCAAACTTCAGTGAGTACAAAGGTGTAACACGTGATAAGTGCGCAGAAAGTTATGGGGTTTCTAAGGAAATCAAAATATCGTCAACCAGTTCAGCATTCGACGACCTTTCTTCATATGCCAAGCAAAAGTGCCAATCCGGTGTGTACGGTTATGGAATAAGAATAGAAGACAATAAAACATACTACATCATTCCTCTCAACGTAGAAGCGACGATAGACAGGGGTTATGCAATATACGGTATTCCAGAAGATGTGGCGGACAACTTCACAAAAGCACAACCGGGATTCAAGCAGGTGTCTAATGGATACTTCTACGCCACACTCGGTGCAGATGGGTACTATCATCTTTCTTCACCTGGCAATGGAGTTAGAGGATACTTCAGATACTGGGGATTTTCCCAGACCGGCGCAGTGCAGTCTGATAAGGATTTCCCACCTGACAGAGATTATGTACCTGTTACATCCAGTACAAAGATTTTGTACAAGCCATGGCAGAACTCAATAGCAAGACAGATTTGTGCAGTGGCGGATTCATATAACCCTTCTAATGTCAGTCCAAACGCAATCACGCAGGTCTGGAGCGCACTTTCTAGGTTCAAAGATATGAAGGGACAGACTCTGGCAGATGCCATAAACATAGCACAAACACAATATGGTTCAAAGATAAGCTCAGCGTCCATGCTTGCAGATTATGCAATGATTTCGAACGCAACACCATACGCAGGTGCTCAGGTAGTCCTCGTCCTGCAGGAAGCTGATGGCTGGATACACTACAGGACATATGATGGTATCCCACCAAGAGCAAAACCTCAGGTTACAACCGACAGTATGAGCTATAAAGTTACATCCCAGAGTTACCTTGTTAAGAATAGCGATGGTACACTTAAATATGACCCGGCTGTTAACAGGCTTTTCGCAAGAAGTCTTCATCTTCTATAA
- the tnpA gene encoding IS200/IS605 family transposase, whose amino-acid sequence MKFDSNKHSVFLLYYHLILVTKYRRDVIDEKISKRLKEIFEYIQPNYNITIVEWNHDKDHIHVLFKAAFTTPLSKFINAYKSASSRLIKKEFPEIKQKLWQEYFWSRSYCLLTSGGAPVEVIRRYIESQGEKRKC is encoded by the coding sequence ATGAAATTTGACTCAAATAAACATTCAGTATTTCTTCTTTACTACCATTTGATTTTAGTGACAAAATACAGAAGAGATGTGATAGATGAGAAAATTTCAAAAAGACTAAAAGAAATTTTTGAGTACATTCAACCCAATTACAACATAACCATAGTTGAGTGGAATCATGATAAAGACCACATTCATGTTTTGTTCAAGGCAGCTTTTACAACACCACTTTCTAAGTTTATAAATGCTTATAAAAGTGCCTCTTCAAGACTCATAAAAAAAGAATTTCCTGAAATTAAGCAAAAACTATGGCAGGAATATTTTTGGTCAAGAAGTTATTGTTTGCTGACAAGTGGTGGTGCTCCAGTTGAGGTAATTAGAAGATATATCGAGAGTCAAGGTGAAAAAAGAAAATGCTAA
- a CDS encoding ImmA/IrrE family metallo-endopeptidase produces MNNLAEIKATEARKTLGLASHEAVDIFKVLHEIEGVSLAFMEMSEKMSGLFVRKGRAALIVVNSKKTLGHQRFTAAHEYYHYKYSKGAVSRVCPIRKFVEDNPEEREANIFAINFLLPEEGVKYMFFKRTEGKTPDISDIIFLEQYFGVSHQFMLIRLKELNLITEKQEKDFSKDVIKKAREYGYSTQLYKDTSDKDIQVYSPYAELAKKLLDAGRISYGKYEELLIEGGYAHLIFEPEEDTEGEINELEDAYSL; encoded by the coding sequence ATGAATAATTTGGCTGAGATAAAGGCTACAGAAGCAAGGAAAACTCTTGGTCTTGCATCACACGAGGCAGTTGACATTTTCAAAGTTCTCCATGAGATAGAAGGGGTTTCTCTTGCTTTTATGGAAATGAGCGAAAAAATGTCAGGTCTGTTTGTAAGAAAAGGCAGAGCTGCTTTAATAGTTGTCAATTCAAAGAAAACACTTGGGCACCAAAGATTTACAGCAGCTCATGAGTATTACCATTACAAATACAGCAAAGGTGCTGTGAGCAGAGTATGTCCTATCAGAAAATTTGTCGAAGATAATCCGGAAGAAAGGGAAGCAAATATTTTTGCCATTAATTTTCTACTGCCAGAAGAAGGTGTCAAGTACATGTTTTTTAAAAGGACAGAAGGGAAAACTCCCGACATAAGTGATATTATTTTTCTGGAACAATACTTTGGAGTAAGTCATCAGTTCATGCTTATCAGATTAAAGGAATTAAATTTGATTACAGAAAAACAGGAAAAAGATTTTAGCAAAGATGTAATCAAAAAAGCAAGAGAATACGGTTATTCAACACAATTGTATAAAGACACGTCTGACAAAGACATACAGGTTTATTCTCCGTACGCAGAACTTGCCAAAAAACTTTTAGACGCCGGTAGGATATCTTATGGCAAATATGAGGAACTGCTCATAGAAGGTGGATACGCACATCTGATATTTGAACCTGAAGAAGACACAGAAGGTGAAATTAATGAACTTGAAGATGCCTATAGTCTTTGA
- a CDS encoding TIGR02556 family CRISPR-associated protein, with amino-acid sequence MIEEIVEIGDILIGDASGNDAYLSVLTEDIEVPTGDEKRYVAKIDFSTNEKKINIDCAEEIDDETAKKYVYVGSAEGANSSQWFASTTSFAYFLTETIPNLVECKIPVVSDICKKILDMYFVKVKEYLSRSSELIDEEKRYLQQKIEKKYVYFLDTDNIVVNDNKRLTEKQLSQIYKELINNTKSTDKIFKQLRDVFTKECTNGLKKLTEIKPQQIGLYVLCVDGKPLTSYPEYIDAVIAYKRQVKKGSKKAKNKQEGNICYICLDTDNLSFEGFKKTRFKYFTTDKNIFASYLDQKNYAKNITVCEKCLLKLVAGDIFLRNKLKTQLGTFDVYVLPTFVYTSAKLTKNYLEELSQNITNSMNTAWNYNSLEKLRDDIYNFLSYFDQNHYFLLNLIFYREAQASTKIIRFIADINPSIFDKIYNAASKVFSQYTDLIGNDPSFRISLESIYYSVPIRLKNISESKEAQRLLNIYDAIFSGKRIARDVLIENFIKAVGVVVYGKEGYNLSKFIENDIASMVIRMVFVIRFLEILDCLEVKRGMDIAQLNLSDDLKSYIQQMNYDEPRTALFLLGVLIGEIGAKQYLTTKDRQDDSAGHKPILNKINYNGIDKPKLIRLCNDVHNKLRQEKLLPYTEMIFAEMKRLLDKHIDSWKLDKYETLFYILSGYAYKTQKVILNALNSQDTSN; translated from the coding sequence TTGATAGAGGAAATAGTTGAGATTGGTGATATTTTAATTGGTGATGCATCTGGAAATGATGCCTATTTATCTGTTCTTACAGAAGATATTGAGGTTCCAACTGGGGATGAAAAGAGATATGTTGCAAAAATTGACTTTTCTACAAATGAGAAAAAGATTAATATAGACTGTGCTGAAGAAATTGATGATGAAACTGCTAAAAAATATGTTTATGTTGGTTCGGCAGAAGGTGCAAATTCGTCACAATGGTTTGCTTCTACGACATCTTTTGCATATTTTCTAACAGAAACCATTCCAAACCTTGTTGAATGTAAAATACCTGTAGTATCTGATATATGTAAAAAAATATTGGATATGTATTTTGTCAAAGTCAAAGAATATCTGAGCAGATCTTCTGAACTTATCGATGAAGAGAAGAGGTATTTGCAGCAGAAGATAGAGAAAAAATACGTTTATTTTTTAGATACTGACAATATAGTGGTAAATGACAACAAGAGATTGACTGAAAAGCAGCTATCACAGATTTACAAGGAACTAATTAACAATACAAAATCAACTGATAAGATTTTTAAGCAATTGAGAGATGTTTTTACAAAGGAATGTACAAATGGATTAAAAAAATTAACAGAGATAAAACCTCAGCAAATAGGCTTATATGTACTTTGTGTTGATGGAAAGCCTTTGACAAGCTATCCAGAGTATATTGACGCTGTTATTGCATACAAACGCCAGGTCAAAAAAGGCTCAAAAAAGGCTAAAAACAAACAGGAAGGTAATATATGTTATATATGTTTGGACACAGATAACTTATCATTCGAAGGATTTAAAAAGACAAGGTTTAAATATTTTACAACAGACAAAAATATATTTGCATCTTATCTTGACCAAAAGAACTATGCCAAGAATATAACTGTATGCGAAAAATGTCTTTTAAAGCTTGTGGCAGGAGACATATTTTTAAGAAATAAACTTAAAACACAGCTTGGAACATTTGATGTATATGTTCTGCCAACTTTTGTTTACACAAGTGCAAAGCTAACAAAAAACTATTTAGAGGAACTTTCCCAAAATATCACGAATTCGATGAACACTGCATGGAACTATAATAGCTTGGAAAAACTGCGAGATGATATATACAACTTTCTTTCATATTTCGACCAAAACCACTATTTTTTACTGAACCTGATTTTTTACAGAGAAGCACAAGCAAGTACAAAGATAATAAGGTTTATAGCTGACATCAATCCTTCAATTTTCGACAAGATTTACAATGCAGCTTCAAAAGTCTTTTCTCAATATACTGACCTCATTGGGAATGACCCTTCTTTTAGGATTTCCCTTGAAAGCATTTATTACAGCGTTCCAATAAGGCTCAAAAACATAAGTGAGAGCAAAGAAGCGCAAAGGCTTTTGAACATCTACGATGCTATTTTTTCTGGCAAGAGAATAGCAAGAGATGTTCTCATCGAAAACTTCATAAAGGCAGTAGGTGTTGTTGTTTACGGGAAAGAAGGGTATAACCTTTCAAAGTTTATAGAAAACGACATTGCTTCAATGGTTATCAGAATGGTTTTTGTCATAAGATTTTTGGAAATTTTGGATTGTTTGGAGGTGAAAAGAGGGATGGATATTGCGCAGCTGAATTTGTCCGACGATCTCAAAAGCTATATTCAACAAATGAATTATGATGAGCCAAGGACCGCTCTATTTTTGCTTGGAGTTTTGATTGGCGAGATAGGAGCAAAACAATATCTTACTACCAAAGATAGGCAAGACGACTCTGCTGGGCACAAACCAATTTTGAACAAGATAAATTACAATGGAATTGATAAGCCAAAGCTTATAAGACTGTGCAATGATGTTCACAACAAGCTGAGGCAAGAAAAACTTTTACCGTACACCGAGATGATTTTTGCCGAGATGAAGAGGCTTTTGGACAAGCACATAGATTCATGGAAGCTTGACAAATACGAAACTCTATTTTACATCCTCTCTGGCTATGCATACAAAACTCAAAAGGTTATATTAAATGCTTTGAACTCTCAGGATACATCTAACTAA
- the cas1b gene encoding type I-B CRISPR-associated endonuclease Cas1b, which yields MKKDLYVFNSGFLRRKDNTIMFETDEGKKYFPVEEIESVFIFGEVDINKRFLEFMTEKNICVHFFNRYEYYVGTYYPREHYNSGIVILKQVEFYNDYNKRMTIARSIVEGAVLNMLVVLRYYNSRGNMLKDEIETIERMRHNINSCDDVNTLMALEGNIREIYYRCFNKILDNENFTFVRRSKNPPLDRINALISFGNSLLYATTLGEIYQTQLDPRIGYLHSTNQRKFSLNLDISEIFKPIIVDRVIFSLVNKKVLSEKHFEKELNGIILNDQGKKLFVSEYNQKLYSTIMHPKLNTQVSYKRLIRMEAYKLQKLFLENIEYKPFVARW from the coding sequence GTGAAAAAAGACCTTTATGTTTTCAATTCTGGGTTTTTAAGAAGGAAAGATAACACCATCATGTTTGAAACAGATGAAGGCAAAAAGTATTTTCCGGTAGAAGAGATAGAATCAGTTTTTATATTTGGAGAGGTTGACATAAATAAAAGATTTTTGGAGTTCATGACAGAAAAGAATATATGTGTCCATTTTTTTAACAGGTATGAGTACTACGTTGGCACATACTACCCGCGCGAACATTACAACTCAGGCATTGTGATACTCAAGCAGGTAGAATTTTACAACGACTACAACAAAAGAATGACCATTGCAAGGTCAATTGTTGAAGGAGCTGTTCTAAATATGCTTGTGGTTCTGAGGTACTACAATTCCCGTGGAAATATGCTAAAAGATGAGATAGAGACAATCGAAAGAATGCGCCATAACATAAACTCCTGTGATGATGTAAATACGCTTATGGCTTTGGAGGGGAATATAAGAGAAATCTACTACAGGTGTTTTAACAAGATACTGGATAATGAAAATTTTACATTTGTCCGCAGGAGCAAAAATCCGCCTCTTGACAGGATAAATGCTCTGATTAGCTTTGGGAATTCTCTTTTGTATGCTACAACTCTTGGAGAGATTTACCAAACACAGCTTGACCCGCGCATAGGATATCTGCATTCCACAAACCAGCGCAAGTTTTCATTGAACTTAGATATTTCCGAAATCTTCAAACCCATAATTGTTGACAGGGTAATTTTTTCTCTTGTTAACAAGAAAGTGCTGAGCGAAAAACATTTTGAAAAAGAACTAAACGGCATTATATTGAACGACCAGGGCAAAAAATTGTTTGTCTCTGAGTATAACCAGAAGCTCTACTCTACTATAATGCACCCGAAACTGAATACTCAAGTAAGTTACAAAAGGCTCATCCGAATGGAAGCATACAAGCTCCAAAAATTGTTTTTGGAAAATATAGAATACAAACCTTTTGTTGCAAGGTGGTAG
- the cas4 gene encoding CRISPR-associated protein Cas4 — protein MDIYMTGVYIWYYNICKRQVWLMAHNILPDENDDNIVLGRFLHEYYYKKDQKEIKFGNAVFDILYQDKDEIVIGETKKSSRFKEASRYQLLFYIKLLKEAGISAKGVLFYPEERKKEEVVLTAEEEEKLEKMIAEIETIIDKESPPPSAYCRYCPKCAYREYCFA, from the coding sequence ATGGATATTTACATGACAGGTGTTTACATCTGGTATTACAACATCTGCAAAAGACAGGTGTGGCTCATGGCACACAACATCTTGCCAGATGAGAACGACGATAACATAGTGCTTGGCAGATTTCTTCATGAGTATTATTACAAAAAAGATCAGAAGGAGATAAAATTCGGCAATGCAGTGTTTGACATTCTGTATCAGGACAAAGATGAGATAGTGATTGGTGAAACAAAAAAATCTTCAAGGTTCAAAGAAGCATCAAGGTATCAGCTTTTGTTTTATATAAAGCTTCTAAAAGAAGCAGGAATTTCAGCAAAAGGAGTGCTTTTTTATCCAGAGGAGAGAAAAAAGGAAGAGGTTGTTCTGACAGCTGAGGAAGAAGAAAAACTGGAAAAGATGATAGCTGAGATTGAAACGATAATTGACAAAGAGAGCCCGCCTCCTTCAGCCTACTGTAGGTATTGTCCAAAGTGTGCTTACAGGGAATATTGTTTTGCTTGA
- a CDS encoding DUF975 family protein, protein MLLYLLTQLINPIGLIAFIIPGIIFILALFPANYILYENSDVSIIEIIKECFRITKKAKLKLLMFYLSFIEWYILGMLTLGILFIYVTPYISVTSYYLYKKLSGKEYVNSEISSQYMI, encoded by the coding sequence GTGTTGCTATATTTATTAACTCAACTGATAAATCCTATAGGTCTGATAGCATTTATTATACCAGGAATTATATTTATATTAGCATTATTTCCAGCAAATTATATATTGTATGAAAATAGTGATGTTTCTATAATTGAGATAATAAAAGAGTGCTTTAGGATTACAAAGAAAGCCAAGCTCAAATTATTAATGTTTTACCTTAGTTTTATCGAATGGTACATTTTAGGTATGCTAACTTTAGGTATATTATTTATATATGTTACACCCTATATATCAGTGACATCGTATTATTTATACAAAAAATTATCAGGTAAGGAATATGTAAATAGTGAAATTTCCAGTCAATATATGATTTAA
- a CDS encoding CRISPR-associated helicase/endonuclease Cas3: MEYYSHKNPDKLLYDHLLEVYHYAMEANVELKSWEKEALQIICLCHDFGKFTTFFQSHLSGVSSKHSQHGFLSAIFGVFCWMQKKGLCLQKMNSPASLDEVISLLIYACILHHHGDAKDISKNLPEKFAGDFKADINLVQKIDDAYVQIEDLRCNAEDIKPLLEKIGLGNKFEKFLAQQRGFIEDILRYLKKIEYGIRFIGLIPQAFKDGTELYFVQQKLYSLLIWADKMSAANYKVLSPCYASLDRLIVARDKVIKPTQDKNLHRIRQSVFEAVLSNIEKNKEKDIFSITTPTGTGKTLAGVFAAVKLKEILKKSGRIIYALPFTSIIDQNYDVVKNLFETIEDFGKNRDRYLLKHHHLTDVEFRGKEGALKEITDEITVFEKVASECFIENWTSGFVVTTFVQLLETLISNRNRMLKKFHAFYDSVLLLDEIQAIDVELLPLVEEVLRKLTQLFRCKIILMTATKPLIFEDACELAGFCDYSIFNRTKLMYHHSDLKVAEFVDFFSEDIYEDEKSFLIVANTINQSHQIYNGIKNNLKNKEVIYLSASLVPKDRKDIIKKIEKMLESGAKPIVVSTQVIEAGVDIDFDCVIRDIAPIDSIIQCAGRCNRHNEKSQGNVLVVNMKDESGITFAKRVYGNTAIEISRGLLLKHPEVEEKDYGMLIDNYFRMIKENKSFKKSEEFLKAIRLLKFDSILEKEELTISRFSLIQQRGGYVSVIIRNNQEIEDTYEKYINSFSIKDYYKRREIYLELKNILFEYTISVPVKYAQIFDEEKGILSLPPTSCERYYSPETGFVYDPNDNVIFA, from the coding sequence ATGGAGTATTATTCTCACAAAAATCCTGATAAGCTTCTTTATGATCATCTTCTTGAAGTTTATCACTATGCTATGGAGGCAAATGTGGAGCTAAAAAGCTGGGAAAAAGAAGCACTGCAAATTATATGTCTTTGTCATGACTTTGGGAAATTTACAACATTTTTTCAAAGTCATCTTAGCGGTGTATCAAGCAAGCATTCACAGCATGGTTTTTTATCAGCCATCTTTGGAGTATTTTGCTGGATGCAAAAGAAAGGACTGTGTTTACAAAAGATGAACTCCCCAGCTTCTTTAGATGAAGTCATATCTCTTTTGATTTACGCTTGCATTCTTCACCATCACGGAGATGCCAAGGATATTAGCAAGAACCTGCCAGAAAAATTTGCAGGGGATTTCAAGGCAGATATAAACCTTGTTCAGAAAATAGATGATGCCTATGTTCAGATTGAGGATTTGAGGTGCAATGCTGAGGATATAAAACCTTTGCTTGAAAAAATTGGACTTGGCAATAAATTTGAAAAGTTTTTAGCACAGCAAAGGGGTTTTATAGAGGATATCCTAAGATATCTTAAAAAAATTGAATATGGCATTCGCTTTATTGGTTTGATACCGCAGGCTTTCAAAGATGGAACTGAGCTTTATTTTGTCCAGCAAAAGTTGTATTCTCTTCTCATATGGGCAGACAAGATGTCGGCTGCAAATTACAAGGTACTGTCGCCCTGCTATGCTTCGTTAGATAGACTTATTGTGGCAAGAGACAAAGTTATCAAACCGACTCAAGATAAAAATCTGCATAGAATAAGACAAAGTGTGTTTGAGGCTGTACTTTCAAATATTGAAAAGAATAAGGAAAAAGACATATTTTCGATCACAACTCCAACAGGCACAGGGAAGACTTTGGCAGGAGTGTTTGCAGCAGTAAAACTGAAAGAAATTTTGAAAAAGTCTGGAAGGATAATATATGCTCTTCCATTCACCTCTATAATAGACCAGAACTATGATGTTGTCAAAAATCTATTTGAGACAATAGAAGATTTTGGAAAAAACAGAGACAGGTACTTGTTAAAACACCATCATTTAACTGATGTTGAGTTCAGGGGGAAAGAAGGAGCGCTAAAAGAAATTACAGATGAAATTACTGTATTTGAAAAAGTTGCTTCAGAGTGTTTTATAGAAAACTGGACATCTGGGTTTGTAGTGACAACATTTGTTCAGCTGCTTGAAACTTTAATTTCAAACAGAAACAGGATGCTCAAAAAGTTCCATGCTTTTTACGATTCAGTACTCCTCCTTGATGAGATTCAGGCAATTGATGTTGAGCTTCTGCCGCTTGTTGAAGAGGTCTTGAGAAAACTGACACAGCTTTTCAGGTGCAAGATTATTCTCATGACAGCCACAAAACCGCTTATATTCGAAGATGCTTGTGAGCTTGCAGGGTTTTGTGACTATTCAATTTTTAACAGAACAAAGCTTATGTATCACCACAGCGATTTAAAAGTAGCTGAATTTGTGGATTTCTTCTCAGAAGACATATATGAAGACGAAAAATCGTTTTTGATTGTTGCCAACACCATAAACCAGTCGCATCAAATCTACAATGGCATAAAAAACAACCTCAAAAATAAAGAGGTCATTTACCTTTCAGCAAGCCTTGTACCAAAAGATAGAAAAGATATTATAAAGAAAATAGAAAAAATGTTAGAAAGCGGAGCAAAACCCATTGTTGTTTCAACTCAGGTGATTGAGGCAGGGGTAGACATTGACTTTGATTGTGTAATAAGAGACATAGCTCCTATTGATTCAATAATCCAGTGTGCAGGAAGGTGCAACAGGCACAATGAAAAAAGCCAGGGCAATGTGCTGGTTGTAAACATGAAAGATGAAAGTGGCATAACCTTTGCAAAAAGAGTTTATGGCAACACGGCAATTGAAATATCAAGAGGACTTCTTTTGAAGCATCCCGAAGTGGAAGAAAAAGACTATGGTATGCTGATTGATAATTATTTCAGGATGATAAAAGAAAATAAATCATTTAAAAAATCTGAAGAATTTTTGAAGGCAATAAGGCTTTTAAAGTTTGACAGTATTCTGGAAAAGGAAGAACTCACAATCTCAAGGTTTAGTCTTATCCAGCAGCGGGGTGGGTATGTCAGCGTCATCATAAGAAACAACCAAGAAATAGAAGATACGTATGAGAAGTATATAAACTCTTTTTCCATAAAGGATTATTACAAAAGAAGAGAAATATATCTTGAGCTCAAAAATATCCTTTTTGAATACACAATTTCCGTGCCAGTAAAATACGCCCAGATTTTTGATGAAGAGAAAGGAATATTATCTTTGCCACCCACATCCTGTGAGCGATACTACAGTCCCGAGACAGGATTTGTGTATGACCCAAACGACAATGTCATTTTTGCTTGA